In a single window of the Leifsonia sp. 1010 genome:
- a CDS encoding BlaI/MecI/CopY family transcriptional regulator, which translates to MANLGELERAVMDALWDGDAPITAGELRDKLAAARETGKAPALTTILTVLSRLEAKGFVARDRDARPHLYYAALTRAGHVADLMREVLESSSDRTEALAYFVGSVDESEAEVLRRLLDARSV; encoded by the coding sequence GTGGCCAATCTCGGAGAACTCGAACGGGCCGTCATGGACGCCCTGTGGGACGGCGACGCCCCCATCACCGCGGGCGAGCTACGCGACAAGCTAGCGGCGGCCCGCGAGACCGGCAAGGCACCGGCGCTCACGACGATCCTCACCGTCCTCTCCCGCCTCGAGGCCAAAGGATTCGTCGCCCGCGACCGCGACGCCCGACCGCACCTGTACTACGCGGCCCTGACGCGAGCCGGTCACGTCGCCGATCTGATGCGCGAAGTGCTGGAGTCGTCCTCCGACCGCACCGAGGCGCTCGCCTACTTCGTCGGCTCGGTCGACGAGTCCGAAGCCGAGGTGCTGCGCCGCCTGCTCGACGCCCGCAGCGTGTGA